A genomic region of Roseofilum capinflatum BLCC-M114 contains the following coding sequences:
- a CDS encoding peroxiredoxin-like family protein produces the protein MGLTEDLENRSQAVFANLSATIKARMKEATEELHSSGIIQQACQQGDMAPDFSLPNTMGKTITLSELLQSGPVVLSFYRGQWCTFCNLELQALERISPTLRDLGATLVAISPQTFENSSHMVAKHELTFNVLSDRHNSVARSYGLVFRLPESLRVIYQRLDIDLPAYNGDQTFELPIPATYVIRQNGQVALSFVNADYTQRLDPRDIIKMLRSLKNGQF, from the coding sequence ATGGGTTTAACTGAAGATCTAGAAAACAGATCTCAAGCCGTCTTTGCTAACCTCTCTGCAACCATTAAAGCCAGAATGAAGGAAGCAACTGAGGAATTACACAGCTCTGGCATCATCCAGCAAGCTTGCCAACAAGGAGATATGGCTCCTGATTTCTCCTTACCCAATACCATGGGAAAAACCATAACCCTCAGTGAGTTACTCCAGAGCGGCCCTGTCGTTCTCTCCTTCTATCGAGGACAATGGTGTACGTTTTGCAACTTGGAATTACAAGCTCTTGAGCGGATTTCGCCCACTTTAAGGGATTTAGGGGCAACTCTTGTTGCTATCTCCCCTCAAACCTTCGAGAATTCATCCCACATGGTTGCTAAACATGAACTCACCTTTAACGTTCTGAGCGATCGCCATAATTCCGTTGCTCGAAGCTATGGCTTGGTCTTTCGCTTACCCGAATCTCTGCGCGTCATCTATCAACGGTTGGATATCGATCTTCCCGCTTACAATGGCGATCAAACCTTTGAATTACCCATTCCAGCAACCTACGTTATTCGTCAAAACGGTCAAGTCGCTCTATCTTTTGTCAATGCAGATTACACGCAACGCCTCGATCCTCGTGACATTATAAAAATGTTACGCTCCCTTAAAAATGGGCAATTTTAA
- a CDS encoding VC0807 family protein translates to MKNRNQADTWWYSMRRRFPWKQFIIGGLIPIGIFYLFHRFEKPLIGAFLAAGWAVGVAAITHLAFKKINLFAVLSIPLTLIEIVGIIVTLNPDFYLATAAIDHTLWGLIFLGSLGFSRPLILVFAEAMGEIPKSQELGEFRQSEEFQSAWVILTIIWAIVHLMAAVFLIFSQIWLPLEIFLIMRTAFSTPLLAVLVAFSFWFPRWYWNRS, encoded by the coding sequence ATGAAAAATCGAAATCAAGCGGACACTTGGTGGTATTCAATGAGACGGCGATTCCCCTGGAAGCAGTTCATCATTGGAGGGCTGATTCCAATTGGAATCTTTTATCTATTTCATCGTTTTGAGAAGCCTTTGATTGGTGCTTTTTTAGCGGCTGGCTGGGCTGTTGGAGTAGCTGCAATCACTCATTTAGCATTTAAGAAAATCAATCTCTTTGCCGTATTATCTATCCCTTTAACTCTGATTGAAATCGTGGGCATAATAGTTACACTTAATCCAGACTTTTATCTGGCTACAGCAGCGATCGATCATACGCTTTGGGGATTGATTTTTCTTGGCTCATTAGGATTTTCTCGCCCCTTAATACTTGTCTTTGCTGAAGCTATGGGGGAAATTCCGAAATCACAGGAGTTAGGGGAATTTAGGCAGTCTGAAGAATTTCAGTCTGCCTGGGTCATTCTCACTATCATATGGGCAATTGTACATCTAATGGCGGCAGTATTCTTAATTTTCTCCCAAATTTGGTTGCCACTGGAAATTTTTCTAATTATGCGTACAGCTTTTAGCACTCCTTTGTTGGCAGTGCTAGTAGCCTTTAGTTTTTGGTTTCCAAGATGGTATTGGAACCGATCTTAG
- a CDS encoding Uma2 family endonuclease, producing MISGIATHQQKTLGEQRLALHGLAWENYQQILQGLPESRAVRLIYDRGTLEFIMPLEDHEFAAELIGVFIRVLVAAMGLKLKSMRSTTLARPDLDRGAEPDNAYYIQNQPQVAGRRVDLQQDPPPDLVVEVDITHTDMDKNQLYAALGVPEFWRYDGQKWRIYRLQGTVYQEWERSPTFPLVEKADLYHFLQQAQEDEIAAEQALRQLIQERIV from the coding sequence ATGATTTCTGGAATTGCGACCCACCAACAGAAAACGCTGGGAGAACAGCGATTGGCGCTGCATGGATTAGCGTGGGAAAACTATCAACAGATTCTCCAGGGCTTACCGGAAAGTCGCGCAGTACGGCTGATTTACGATCGCGGAACGCTAGAATTCATTATGCCCCTAGAAGACCATGAATTTGCGGCTGAGTTGATTGGGGTCTTTATTCGCGTGCTAGTCGCAGCCATGGGATTGAAGCTCAAATCTATGCGCTCGACCACTTTAGCTCGTCCAGACTTGGATCGCGGTGCAGAACCCGATAACGCCTACTATATCCAAAATCAACCTCAAGTTGCGGGTCGCAGGGTTGATTTACAGCAAGATCCGCCCCCAGATTTAGTCGTTGAAGTCGATATTACCCACACAGATATGGATAAAAATCAACTGTATGCGGCTCTGGGAGTGCCGGAATTTTGGCGCTACGATGGGCAAAAATGGCGCATTTACCGACTGCAAGGAACAGTGTATCAGGAATGGGAGCGATCGCCGACCTTTCCTCTCGTCGAAAAAGCAGATTTATATCATTTTTTACAGCAAGCCCAAGAAGATGAAATCGCAGCAGAACAAGCATTGCGTCAATTAATTCAGGAAAGAATCGTTTAA
- a CDS encoding DUF1772 domain-containing protein → MPIEGFFQITLILATFLCSLVAGFLLAFAIVVMPGITQLSDREFIRAFQVIDGIIQNNQPVFVFLWLGSILFLVASGILSLGQLDSVGYLLIIFAVLTYILGVQLPTFTINIPLNKQLQALKLDEMDEATYQSARLDFEPRWNQWNLTRTPLACFVSALLIILLFRL, encoded by the coding sequence ATGCCAATCGAAGGTTTTTTTCAAATTACATTGATACTAGCTACATTTTTATGTTCTCTGGTGGCTGGCTTCCTCCTGGCATTTGCGATCGTCGTCATGCCAGGGATAACACAATTAAGCGATCGCGAATTTATTCGAGCCTTTCAAGTCATCGATGGCATTATCCAAAATAATCAGCCCGTTTTTGTCTTCCTTTGGCTCGGTTCCATCCTCTTTTTAGTCGCGTCCGGTATCCTGAGTCTGGGACAATTGGATAGCGTTGGGTATCTTCTCATCATCTTTGCCGTACTGACTTATATTCTTGGTGTCCAGTTACCGACATTCACGATTAACATCCCCCTGAATAAGCAATTGCAAGCGTTGAAGCTCGATGAGATGGATGAAGCCACCTACCAGTCCGCTCGTCTCGACTTTGAACCCCGTTGGAATCAATGGAACTTAACCCGAACACCTCTAGCCTGTTTCGTCTCGGCACTGTTAATCATTCTTCTCTTCAGACTTTAA
- a CDS encoding serine/threonine protein kinase, with the protein MLQAEQVLSVQSTSSQPLEYQLHRKLGRTAAGRQTWLATDLTSNESVTLKLLAFNPQMQWDELKLFEREAQVLQALDHACIPKYRDYFSLDQEMGGGVPWFGLVQEYIPGASLQERLENGGRFAEEEVKDIAASVLKILIYLHRLSPPVLHRDIKPSNIILGEDGQVYLVDFGAVQSQAAVTGVTFTVVGTSGYAPLEQFWGRAVAASDLYALGATLIHVVTGVPPIDLPHRDNRIQFRDRSTLNPYFITWIEKMTDPALEKRFSSAQEAFNQLYTQPVEISTTQSAKFGHVPKPDNTLIDIWRSPTSLKLEIPPRFERNTFRTLALILASLMITRTMFMGVLRLLHNPLILLVVFLTIVVLILLFSATETQVTFEKEEFTIERKLFGWSYLTQTGLSEQLMGVFIHHEHYGTLVKLHCHNYTGEYTYGIAPGIRPNEAAWVTHEIQDWLYSQSDDT; encoded by the coding sequence ATGTTGCAAGCGGAACAAGTGTTATCCGTTCAATCAACGTCTTCCCAACCCCTAGAATATCAGCTACACCGGAAATTGGGACGGACGGCGGCAGGTCGTCAAACTTGGTTGGCTACGGATTTAACCAGTAATGAATCGGTAACCCTGAAGTTGTTGGCGTTTAATCCTCAGATGCAATGGGATGAGCTGAAGTTGTTTGAACGGGAAGCGCAGGTGCTGCAAGCGCTCGATCATGCTTGTATTCCGAAATATCGGGATTATTTTTCTCTGGATCAAGAGATGGGGGGAGGGGTTCCTTGGTTTGGGTTGGTGCAGGAGTATATTCCGGGTGCATCGTTGCAGGAGCGGTTGGAGAATGGGGGGCGTTTTGCGGAGGAGGAGGTGAAGGATATTGCGGCTTCTGTGTTGAAAATCCTGATCTATTTACATCGCTTGAGTCCCCCGGTGCTGCATCGGGATATTAAGCCGAGTAATATTATTTTGGGTGAGGATGGGCAGGTTTACTTAGTCGATTTTGGGGCGGTGCAATCGCAAGCGGCGGTGACTGGGGTGACGTTTACGGTGGTAGGAACGAGTGGTTATGCACCGTTGGAGCAGTTTTGGGGGCGTGCGGTTGCGGCTTCAGATCTCTATGCATTAGGCGCGACGTTGATTCATGTGGTGACTGGGGTTCCGCCGATCGATCTGCCCCATCGAGACAATCGAATTCAATTTCGCGATCGCTCGACACTCAATCCCTATTTCATCACCTGGATCGAGAAAATGACCGATCCAGCCCTAGAAAAGCGGTTTAGCAGCGCTCAGGAAGCCTTCAATCAACTCTATACCCAACCGGTGGAGATCTCCACCACCCAGAGCGCTAAGTTTGGCCATGTCCCAAAACCGGACAACACCCTGATTGACATTTGGCGATCGCCCACTTCGCTAAAATTAGAAATACCTCCTAGATTTGAGCGCAATACCTTCAGAACCCTTGCCCTCATCTTAGCCAGCTTGATGATTACCCGGACGATGTTTATGGGCGTTCTCAGACTTCTTCACAATCCCTTGATTTTGCTCGTTGTGTTTTTAACCATTGTTGTCCTAATCTTGTTATTTTCAGCGACTGAAACCCAAGTCACGTTTGAGAAAGAGGAGTTTACCATCGAAAGGAAGTTATTTGGTTGGAGCTACCTAACCCAAACCGGTTTATCCGAACAGTTAATGGGGGTCTTTATTCACCATGAACACTATGGCACCCTGGTAAAACTCCATTGCCACAATTATACTGGAGAATACACTTATGGAATTGCTCCTGGTATAAGACCCAATGAAGCCGCTTGGGTTACCCATGAAATCCAAGACTGGCTCTATTCTCAGTCGGATGATACTTAA
- a CDS encoding ABC transporter permease, whose product MSRSKALQYYILTRVLLAPLMLWLIVTLVFLLLRATPGDPVDAIYGARASAEAKAQLRQQLGLDLPLGLQYLNYLGSLLQLDLGTSLTSRGQTVWDIIGLHFPATMELAVCSMAVALAIGITIGTLAASRPHTPLDVGARLFSIITYSVPPFWAGMLLQLIFAVELQWFPLGTRFALGETPPQGPTGLYVIDSLLTGNLGQLWVAIHHLALPSLTLGLLLSGIFERIVRVNLQQTLKADYVEAAKARGIPELRILLAHALKNALIPVITILGLTLAALLGGTVLTEVTFSWPGLGNRLYEAISLRDYTTVQGVVVFFASIVVMASIAIDILNAYVDPRIRY is encoded by the coding sequence ATGTCCCGTTCTAAGGCTCTTCAGTATTATATTCTGACCCGTGTGCTGTTGGCTCCCCTGATGTTGTGGCTGATTGTCACCCTGGTTTTCCTACTATTAAGGGCGACTCCGGGCGATCCGGTAGATGCCATTTATGGAGCCAGAGCATCCGCAGAGGCGAAGGCACAGCTACGACAACAATTGGGGTTAGATTTACCCTTGGGGTTGCAATACCTGAATTATTTGGGCAGTTTGTTGCAGTTGGATTTAGGCACATCCTTAACCAGTCGCGGACAAACGGTTTGGGATATCATTGGCTTGCATTTTCCGGCGACGATGGAGTTGGCGGTGTGCAGTATGGCGGTGGCGCTGGCGATCGGGATTACGATTGGGACGTTGGCAGCTTCTCGCCCCCATACACCTTTGGATGTGGGGGCGCGGTTGTTTAGCATTATTACTTATTCTGTGCCGCCGTTTTGGGCGGGGATGTTGTTGCAGTTAATTTTTGCGGTAGAACTGCAATGGTTTCCCCTGGGCACTCGCTTTGCTCTGGGGGAAACGCCTCCCCAGGGGCCAACGGGACTTTATGTGATAGATAGTTTGTTAACGGGGAATTTGGGCCAGCTTTGGGTGGCGATTCATCATTTGGCCCTGCCGTCTTTGACGTTGGGGTTGTTGCTTAGTGGGATTTTTGAGCGCATTGTGCGGGTGAATTTGCAACAAACTCTGAAGGCGGATTATGTGGAGGCAGCTAAGGCAAGGGGAATTCCGGAGTTGAGGATTTTGTTGGCCCATGCCCTGAAAAATGCCCTGATTCCGGTGATTACGATTTTGGGCTTGACCCTGGCAGCGCTGTTGGGGGGAACGGTGTTGACGGAGGTGACGTTTTCTTGGCCGGGTTTGGGGAATCGGTTGTATGAGGCGATTAGCTTACGCGACTACACTACCGTTCAGGGGGTTGTGGTCTTCTTCGCGTCTATTGTGGTGATGGCCAGTATTGCGATCGATATTTTGAATGCTTATGTCGATCCCCGGATTCGCTATTGA
- a CDS encoding sensor domain-containing diguanylate cyclase: MEDTLMRYMSKRLTYEELEQRVQELEASQTLREQSRIGQSIDSIQAGVVVHGKNGTVIKSNTTAQIMLGLTREQMLGKELTDTAWTFLREDGSPMPVEEYPVSRVLKTKKPVHNLVVGIQQSDKAEPMWVLDTAIPEFDENGHLSQIVTTFMDISALKKSEERYRNLFENMMHEVHLWKLVRDEQGAIKTWRLVEVNPAALKAWGKTRPEIIGKTTNEIFSYDATEQFMPIVKKIFSEGTPYTWEAYFPPTGQFYHMTSVSFGEYFISTGTDITDRKQIEDALRESEERHRLFYNPSFGGSIIHDRGRILDFSKGVINITGYSYDELVGMDGLLLIAPDWRDLVMDKIISGSEESYEVEGIRKDGTIFPLRLHAKAIQYHGKPARVVEFRDISDIKKAEQALKKSERLLRNVIDTSTDYIFVKDKELKTILCNRKFAQGVNKEPSELIGKTDLENGWDAELLEGNPDKEIIGYHQYDLEVLSGKIVQNTITAIVSGETRFLHSVKIPLKDENNQIFGVLGINRDVTEQKKVEQALKASEEQFRTLVNESPFPVVVLDAAGENILHWSKSAQELFGHQPQTPAEWFSLAYPDPQYRQEVMDRSQPYLERMQHSTTAVNTGEYHITCRDGSVKICEIYAQLISGHLVLTNNDITDRKQAEAEIHAAREFLNTLIDLSMFGMWISDRDGTVIQVNRIVCETLNIPDDQIVGTYNVFQDDNLKAQGVMPKVQSVFETHQPAHFTIFWQGTKINDIAFQAARDMYIDVYMFPIMDSQGKLKNVVCQWVDISELKNAENQLREMVEFDALTQVYSRQHLLDLAERMFMRIKQGQTSLVCMMFDIDHFKSINDRYGHKTGDIALIAFSEIISKNIRCNDIFGRLGGEEFLAVIPEISLEAGQKLAERIRIEVEKTPIMAGVDCITMTVSIGISMYKKAKNFATFGELIELSDKALYEAKNSGRNRVCVDNT; this comes from the coding sequence ATGGAGGACACCTTGATGCGTTATATGTCTAAAAGATTGACCTATGAAGAATTGGAGCAGAGGGTTCAGGAGCTGGAGGCAAGCCAAACGCTCCGAGAACAAAGCCGTATTGGCCAATCGATCGACAGCATACAAGCCGGGGTAGTGGTTCATGGGAAGAATGGAACCGTAATTAAAAGTAATACGACAGCGCAAATCATGCTTGGCTTAACACGCGAGCAGATGCTTGGAAAGGAATTGACCGATACTGCTTGGACATTTTTGCGGGAGGACGGCAGCCCGATGCCGGTTGAAGAATATCCTGTGTCGCGGGTTCTTAAGACGAAAAAACCCGTCCACAACCTGGTGGTGGGCATTCAGCAAAGCGACAAAGCCGAACCGATGTGGGTTCTCGATACAGCAATCCCGGAGTTTGATGAAAACGGACACCTCAGCCAAATTGTCACCACCTTTATGGACATTAGCGCACTTAAAAAAAGTGAGGAACGATATCGGAACTTGTTCGAGAATATGATGCACGAGGTACATCTCTGGAAGCTCGTTCGTGATGAACAAGGTGCGATTAAGACCTGGAGATTGGTAGAGGTCAATCCTGCTGCTCTCAAAGCCTGGGGCAAAACCCGTCCTGAAATTATCGGCAAAACCACCAATGAAATCTTCTCTTATGATGCAACGGAGCAGTTCATGCCCATTGTGAAAAAGATTTTTTCAGAAGGTACACCCTACACATGGGAAGCCTATTTCCCACCAACGGGTCAGTTCTACCACATGACCAGTGTTTCATTTGGGGAATATTTCATAAGTACCGGGACAGACATCACCGACCGCAAACAAATCGAAGATGCTTTGAGAGAAAGTGAAGAACGCCACCGATTATTCTATAATCCATCCTTCGGCGGCAGTATCATTCACGATCGAGGACGTATTCTTGATTTTTCAAAAGGCGTAATCAATATTACAGGGTATTCCTATGACGAACTGGTCGGCATGGATGGCCTTCTTCTCATTGCACCGGACTGGCGTGACTTGGTGATGGACAAGATCATCTCAGGATCTGAAGAGTCGTATGAGGTGGAAGGTATCCGAAAGGATGGCACAATTTTTCCGTTGCGACTTCATGCAAAGGCTATTCAATATCATGGTAAGCCAGCTCGGGTCGTCGAGTTTCGTGATATTTCTGACATCAAAAAAGCAGAGCAAGCATTAAAGAAAAGCGAACGTTTATTGCGTAATGTCATTGACACTTCAACTGATTATATCTTTGTCAAAGACAAGGAGTTAAAGACAATCTTATGCAATCGAAAATTTGCTCAAGGAGTTAATAAAGAACCGTCTGAGTTGATTGGCAAAACCGATCTGGAGAACGGTTGGGATGCTGAACTGCTGGAAGGCAACCCCGACAAAGAAATCATAGGATACCATCAATACGATCTAGAAGTATTAAGCGGAAAGATTGTTCAAAACACGATTACAGCAATCGTTTCTGGTGAAACTCGTTTTTTGCATAGTGTAAAAATCCCGCTCAAAGATGAGAACAATCAAATATTTGGTGTCCTTGGAATAAACAGAGATGTTACCGAACAAAAAAAAGTTGAACAAGCTCTCAAAGCAAGCGAAGAACAGTTCCGCACCCTCGTTAATGAAAGCCCATTCCCGGTTGTTGTTTTAGATGCGGCGGGTGAAAATATTTTACATTGGAGTAAAAGCGCACAAGAACTGTTTGGACATCAGCCCCAAACGCCTGCCGAATGGTTTTCCCTGGCTTATCCCGATCCCCAATACCGCCAGGAGGTAATGGATCGCTCGCAGCCGTATCTAGAAAGAATGCAACACTCGACAACCGCCGTGAATACTGGTGAATATCATATTACCTGCCGGGATGGGTCTGTCAAAATATGCGAGATCTACGCGCAATTGATTTCTGGCCACCTTGTGTTGACCAATAATGATATTACCGATCGCAAACAGGCTGAAGCAGAAATTCATGCCGCTAGGGAGTTTCTGAATACGCTGATTGATTTAAGTATGTTCGGGATGTGGATATCCGATCGCGACGGGACAGTCATCCAGGTCAACCGTATTGTATGTGAAACCCTGAATATACCGGACGATCAGATTGTCGGCACATATAACGTTTTTCAGGACGATAACCTGAAAGCGCAAGGTGTGATGCCGAAAGTGCAGTCTGTTTTCGAGACGCATCAACCAGCGCATTTTACGATTTTTTGGCAAGGGACAAAGATTAATGATATTGCTTTTCAAGCAGCACGGGATATGTATATCGATGTCTATATGTTCCCGATCATGGACTCACAAGGAAAGTTGAAAAATGTCGTCTGTCAATGGGTAGACATTAGCGAACTCAAAAATGCGGAAAACCAACTGCGTGAAATGGTTGAATTTGATGCCTTAACGCAAGTTTATTCAAGACAGCATTTATTAGATTTAGCCGAAAGAATGTTTATGCGTATCAAGCAAGGCCAAACTTCGCTTGTATGTATGATGTTCGATATCGATCACTTTAAATCCATCAACGATCGATATGGACACAAGACTGGTGATATTGCATTAATCGCTTTTTCAGAAATTATCTCTAAGAATATTAGGTGCAATGATATATTCGGAAGGCTGGGTGGAGAAGAATTTTTGGCAGTCATTCCAGAAATTTCATTAGAAGCGGGTCAGAAATTAGCTGAACGAATAAGAATTGAAGTTGAAAAAACACCAATTATGGCGGGTGTAGACTGCATAACCATGACAGTGAGTATTGGTATATCAATGTACAAAAAAGCTAAGAATTTTGCTACATTTGGTGAACTCATAGAACTTTCTGATAAGGCTCTCTACGAAGCGAAGAATAGTGGTAGAAATCGTGTTTGCGTTGATAATACATAA
- a CDS encoding GFA family protein yields MKATGHCQCGAVTYSAEDVETDVYSCHCNICLRWTGGPGFAVSVGQVTFEGEANMSRFDSSEWAERGFCNRCGTHLFYRLKEGDQYMLWMGTFDDLTQFKLAGEIFIDKKPHLYDLAGDHPRLTGEEFMASISN; encoded by the coding sequence ATGAAAGCGACAGGACATTGCCAGTGTGGTGCAGTTACTTACTCCGCCGAAGATGTAGAAACTGATGTGTACAGTTGTCACTGTAATATCTGTCTGCGATGGACGGGTGGCCCTGGGTTTGCGGTAAGTGTGGGACAAGTCACCTTTGAGGGTGAGGCAAACATGAGTCGGTTCGATTCCTCAGAATGGGCCGAGCGCGGATTTTGTAATCGTTGTGGGACTCATTTGTTCTATCGCTTGAAAGAGGGCGATCAGTATATGCTGTGGATGGGAACTTTTGATGATTTAACTCAATTTAAGCTGGCGGGAGAAATTTTCATTGACAAGAAGCCCCACTTATACGATTTAGCAGGCGATCATCCACGGTTAACTGGGGAAGAATTTATGGCTTCAATAAGCAATTAA
- the psbA gene encoding photosystem II q(b) protein — protein sequence MTTTLQQSSNASAWERFCQWVTSTENRLYVGWFGVLMIPTLLTATICYIIAFVAAPPVDIDGIREPVAGSLLYGNNIISGAVVPSSNAIGLHFYPIWEAASLDEWLYNGGPYQLVVFHFLIGVFAYMGREWELSYRLGMRPWICVAYSAPVAAATAVFLIYPIGQGSFSDGMPLGISGTFNFMIVFQAEHNILMHPFHMLGVAGVFGGSLFSAMHGSLVTSSLVRETTEVESQNYGYKFGQEEETYNIVAAHGYFGRLIFQYASFNNSRSLHFFLGAWPVVGIWFTALGVSTMAFNLNGFNFNQSIMDSQGHVINTWADVINRANLGMEVMHERNAHNFPLDLAAGEAAPVALTAPSING from the coding sequence ATGACCACAACTCTTCAACAAAGCTCCAACGCGAGCGCTTGGGAGCGGTTCTGTCAGTGGGTTACCTCAACCGAAAACCGCCTTTATGTAGGTTGGTTCGGCGTACTGATGATCCCCACCCTCTTAACCGCTACTATCTGCTACATCATCGCTTTCGTAGCAGCTCCTCCCGTAGACATCGACGGCATCCGCGAACCCGTAGCTGGTTCCTTGCTGTATGGAAACAACATCATCTCTGGTGCTGTTGTACCTTCTTCCAACGCGATCGGTCTGCACTTCTACCCCATCTGGGAAGCAGCTTCCTTAGATGAGTGGTTGTACAACGGAGGCCCCTACCAGCTCGTCGTATTCCACTTCCTGATCGGTGTATTCGCTTACATGGGTCGTGAATGGGAATTGAGCTACCGCTTAGGAATGCGTCCTTGGATTTGCGTAGCTTACAGCGCCCCTGTAGCTGCTGCAACTGCTGTATTCTTAATCTACCCCATCGGACAAGGAAGCTTCTCTGATGGAATGCCTTTAGGAATTAGCGGAACCTTCAACTTCATGATTGTATTCCAAGCAGAACACAACATCCTCATGCACCCCTTCCACATGCTGGGAGTAGCCGGTGTATTCGGAGGTTCACTGTTCTCCGCTATGCATGGTAGTTTGGTAACCTCTTCCTTAGTTCGTGAAACCACCGAAGTTGAATCTCAAAACTACGGTTACAAATTCGGACAAGAAGAAGAAACCTACAACATCGTAGCCGCTCACGGATACTTCGGACGTTTAATCTTCCAATACGCATCCTTCAACAACAGCCGTAGCCTTCACTTCTTCTTAGGAGCTTGGCCGGTAGTTGGAATCTGGTTTACAGCTTTAGGTGTAAGCACCATGGCGTTTAACCTAAATGGATTCAACTTCAACCAATCCATCATGGATTCTCAAGGTCACGTAATCAACACCTGGGCAGATGTAATCAACCGCGCCAACCTGGGTATGGAAGTAATGCACGAGCGTAACGCTCACAACTTCCCCTTAGATTTGGCGGCTGGT